One Fibrobacter sp. UWR4 DNA segment encodes these proteins:
- a CDS encoding NAD(+)/NADH kinase gives MQKITFKQIGIIGWKEKSPELAFALEQIIQWATEHPQVKFCVLENLKEQVKAPIKVVKESSLLKSDLLLAVGGDGTVLSAAHMALGHHIPILGVNAGHVGFLAETRVKSLPQTLDDLLAGDFSTRDRMMIDATVYRGKKRIAKQTVLNEVHVRAHAPERMVNVNVIYNGTDYTEYWADSLLVSTPTGSTAYNLAAGGPIIHPATYAVVLTPVAPSSLSVRPLVMSLTDKQLELKSAAGKTLDLVFDGRSCIALEPNDHVVLTQSKSFTTFLRMRHTGFVGALREKLGWTGKRG, from the coding sequence ATGCAGAAGATTACCTTCAAACAGATCGGCATTATTGGCTGGAAGGAAAAAAGTCCTGAACTGGCTTTCGCTCTGGAACAGATTATCCAGTGGGCCACTGAACATCCTCAGGTAAAGTTCTGCGTTCTGGAAAACCTGAAGGAACAGGTAAAGGCTCCCATTAAAGTCGTGAAGGAATCCTCTCTCCTGAAGTCCGATTTGCTGCTGGCGGTTGGCGGTGACGGAACCGTCCTTTCTGCAGCTCACATGGCCTTGGGTCACCACATTCCTATCCTGGGTGTTAATGCGGGACACGTAGGGTTCCTGGCGGAAACTCGCGTCAAGAGCCTGCCTCAGACTTTGGACGATCTCCTGGCGGGGGATTTTTCTACCCGTGACCGCATGATGATTGACGCTACCGTCTATCGCGGCAAAAAGCGTATTGCAAAGCAGACCGTGCTGAATGAAGTCCACGTTCGTGCCCATGCTCCAGAACGCATGGTAAACGTGAATGTCATCTACAATGGTACGGATTACACGGAATATTGGGCGGATTCCCTGCTTGTTTCCACTCCCACGGGTTCTACAGCCTACAACTTGGCTGCAGGTGGCCCTATTATCCATCCCGCGACCTATGCAGTGGTCCTTACACCGGTGGCTCCTAGCAGCCTTTCCGTGCGCCCGCTGGTCATGTCCCTGACGGATAAACAGCTGGAATTGAAATCTGCTGCAGGAAAGACTTTGGACTTGGTCTTTGATGGCCGTTCTTGCATTGCCCTGGAACCCAATGACCATGTGGTCTTGACCCAGAGCAAGTCCTTTACCACATTCCTCCGTATGCGCCATACAGGATTTGTGGGCGCCCTCCGCGAAAAACTAGGCTGGACCGGTAAACGCGGGTAA
- a CDS encoding 3-phosphoshikimate 1-carboxyvinyltransferase translates to MDFVLNPDRERFQLTLVMALLVNGRTVLEDFAWAAGVERFANALKEFGLEYAQQGHQLVLTGRGFQYDLPSLLPMEFDEECNVMLWTLASKDVEQVYTFAAEADETGIAQVASAKETLQKYFKVKAVSDEPAKFTFTFGFEEPVIKKDSLGNVPYIMRNRLLLRGVIRSDYITFEERSTVHDQWTKMLMYFGVKMKYEGRGMEQLSELERRMMIARGQKVERTQFTEMTETKVITAREYYVPGDSTEAMAIALLMTIGSLPKTAKVCIKNVDLNSSRAGALTCFKRMGASFETVSRRERYGDVYGDIEVFPLNPGKRLQGRRFSEDAIATGMGEYAFLAVAACFAEGETILRVPKESRAKLRPINDALAENLRKTGAEVGVYDDGLVIRGLETVVNGSDFDGGECPEIGLALSVLSIALENNEPVAHSDIVEKRFPGILEKLNQVMNLKNEKQESEEK, encoded by the coding sequence TGAAGATTTCGCCTGGGCTGCTGGCGTCGAACGCTTTGCCAATGCCCTAAAGGAATTTGGCCTGGAATATGCCCAACAGGGTCACCAGCTGGTGCTGACGGGCAGGGGATTCCAGTATGACTTGCCATCCTTGCTTCCCATGGAATTCGACGAGGAATGCAATGTAATGTTGTGGACCTTGGCATCCAAGGATGTGGAACAGGTATACACCTTTGCTGCAGAGGCGGATGAAACAGGCATTGCCCAGGTGGCTAGTGCCAAGGAAACCTTGCAGAAATACTTCAAGGTGAAGGCCGTTTCCGATGAACCGGCCAAGTTTACCTTCACCTTTGGATTCGAGGAGCCTGTAATTAAAAAGGATTCCCTGGGAAATGTCCCGTACATCATGCGCAACCGCCTTTTGTTGCGCGGGGTGATCCGCTCCGATTACATTACCTTCGAAGAACGTTCTACGGTTCATGACCAGTGGACCAAGATGCTCATGTACTTTGGTGTCAAGATGAAGTACGAAGGTCGTGGCATGGAACAGCTGAGCGAGCTGGAACGCCGTATGATGATTGCTCGCGGACAAAAGGTGGAACGTACTCAGTTTACGGAAATGACGGAGACGAAGGTCATTACCGCCCGTGAATATTATGTGCCTGGGGACTCTACGGAAGCCATGGCCATCGCCTTGCTGATGACCATCGGTAGCTTGCCCAAGACTGCGAAAGTCTGCATCAAGAATGTGGACCTGAACTCCAGTCGAGCTGGAGCATTGACCTGCTTTAAGCGTATGGGTGCAAGTTTCGAAACCGTAAGCCGCCGTGAACGTTATGGAGATGTTTACGGGGATATTGAAGTGTTCCCTCTGAATCCTGGTAAGAGACTGCAGGGACGTCGCTTCTCCGAAGATGCCATTGCTACTGGCATGGGGGAATATGCATTCCTTGCTGTGGCAGCCTGTTTTGCCGAAGGCGAAACCATCCTTCGCGTGCCTAAGGAAAGCCGCGCCAAACTTCGTCCCATCAACGATGCCCTTGCGGAAAATCTCCGTAAGACAGGAGCCGAAGTGGGCGTCTATGACGATGGTCTCGTGATTCGAGGCTTGGAAACGGTTGTGAACGGCAGTGACTTTGACGGCGGGGAATGTCCTGAAATAGGCCTTGCCCTCAGTGTCCTCTCCATCGCTCTGGAAAATAATGAACCAGTAGCCCATAGCGATATTGTGGAAAAACGTTTCCCAGGAATTCTGGAAAAACTAAATCAGGTAATGAACCTGAAGAATGAAAAGCAGGAATCCGAAGAAAAGTAG